A region from the uncultured Stenotrophomonas sp. genome encodes:
- a CDS encoding conserved hypothetical protein (Evidence 4 : Homologs of previously reported genes of unknown function), producing the protein MNDSIQHVLTTTDGHRFELLRQAPADPVATLLWLPALGVAARHYQGFAEALAARGIAVFVHEWRGNGSSSLRAGHAQDWGYRELLQYDLPAATAAVGAAFPDLPLQLGGHSLGGQLACCHAGLHPREVQALWLVASGTPWWRGFPAPRRYLLPLAYRFLPWLARRCGALPGRRVGFGGSEARSLIRDWARVGLCGRYAATGLPVDLEAAMGRLDVPVTALLFDADWLAPTGSMRHLLDKMPMAESTLRVMTARELGSHADHFSWMKSPVAVADALLAQALREISQKR; encoded by the coding sequence ATGAATGACTCCATCCAGCATGTGCTCACCACCACGGACGGGCACCGTTTCGAACTGCTCCGGCAGGCGCCGGCAGATCCGGTGGCCACCCTGCTGTGGCTGCCGGCGCTGGGCGTGGCCGCGCGCCATTACCAGGGTTTTGCCGAAGCGCTGGCGGCGCGCGGCATTGCCGTATTCGTGCACGAATGGCGCGGCAACGGCAGCAGCAGCCTGCGCGCCGGCCATGCGCAGGACTGGGGTTATCGCGAACTGCTGCAATACGACCTGCCGGCCGCGACGGCCGCGGTAGGCGCGGCCTTCCCCGATCTTCCGCTGCAACTGGGCGGGCACAGCCTTGGCGGCCAATTGGCGTGCTGCCACGCCGGCTTGCATCCGCGCGAGGTGCAGGCCCTGTGGCTGGTTGCCAGCGGCACGCCGTGGTGGCGCGGCTTTCCGGCTCCGCGCCGCTACCTGTTGCCGCTGGCCTATCGCTTCCTGCCGTGGCTGGCCCGCCGTTGCGGCGCCCTGCCCGGCCGTCGCGTGGGATTCGGCGGCAGCGAAGCGCGCAGCCTGATCCGCGACTGGGCCCGCGTCGGCCTGTGTGGCCGTTATGCCGCCACCGGCCTGCCCGTCGACCTGGAAGCTGCAATGGGCAGGCTTGATGTTCCGGTGACCGCGTTGCTGTTCGACGCCGACTGGCTCGCCCCGACCGGCTCGATGCGCCATTTACTCGACAAGATGCCGATGGCGGAAAGCACATTGCGGGTCATGACCGCGCGCGAACTGGGCTCCCACGCCGATCATTTCAGCTGGATGAAATCGCCCGTCGCCGTGGCAGATGCTTTGCTTGCGCAAGCATTACGGGAAATTTCACAAAAGCGTTGA
- a CDS encoding hypothetical protein (Evidence 5 : No homology to any previously reported sequences), translating to MLCLRKHYGKFHKSVDALPRHPHNSAPDSAPVAQLDRVPGYEPGGREFESLRAHHLEHRNAVFNVRTIKLTCARSSVG from the coding sequence ATGCTTTGCTTGCGCAAGCATTACGGGAAATTTCACAAAAGCGTTGACGCACTGCCGCGACACCCGCATAATTCCGCTCCTGACAGCGCGCCCGTAGCTCAGTTGGATAGAGTACCTGGCTACGAACCAGGCGGTCGGGAGTTCGAATCTCTCCGGGCGCACCATCTTGAACATCGCAATGCGGTGTTCAATGTCAGGACAATCAAGTTGACATGCGCCCGTAGCTCAGTTGGATAG
- a CDS encoding putative secreted protein (Evidence 3 : Function proposed based on presence of conserved amino acid motif, structural feature or limited homology): MFRSACAGKSRCRVPCFTDGVGAGSQCIVLAGSMEGAEMALLRSWGVLLLAMVSPVSAQQVFKCVDGGAVMYQSMPCEGVTERSWEIAAEPAAPPVVAATRTRDAVVDGAGDRRTRRREPGGARRLPLDACERAKAGRDAAYRKAGLKRGFKLSSHWDNRVHDACW, translated from the coding sequence ATGTTCAGGTCCGCGTGCGCAGGGAAATCCCGATGCAGGGTGCCCTGTTTCACCGATGGTGTAGGGGCAGGGAGCCAATGCATTGTGCTTGCCGGTTCGATGGAAGGAGCGGAAATGGCATTGCTTCGAAGCTGGGGTGTCCTGTTGCTGGCGATGGTTTCGCCAGTATCCGCGCAGCAGGTGTTCAAGTGCGTGGATGGTGGTGCGGTGATGTACCAATCGATGCCTTGTGAGGGCGTGACGGAAAGGAGCTGGGAGATCGCTGCCGAACCGGCCGCACCGCCGGTGGTTGCCGCAACCCGGACGCGTGATGCCGTGGTTGATGGCGCGGGAGACAGGCGGACACGAAGGCGCGAACCTGGCGGCGCCCGCAGGTTGCCGCTTGATGCCTGTGAAAGGGCAAAAGCCGGTCGCGATGCCGCGTACCGGAAGGCGGGATTGAAGCGTGGCTTCAAACTTTCCAGCCATTGGGACAACCGTGTTCATGACGCCTGCTGGTGA